The following is a genomic window from Citrifermentans bemidjiense Bem.
CCATGGGAAAAGCGCTGTCGCGATGCTCATTGCCTGCACTTTATGAGAAAGCTTGGCTGGTGCCGGTGGGGTGTGATAATTTCTTTCTGCGTGAGCAGCAATAAAAGGTGGCGGGGTATTGGATATGACAACGGAAAGACAGATTCAACTGGAAGCTGGCTGGAAATCGCACTTGCTGGAGGAGTTCCAGAAGCTTTACATGTCTGAGTTGAAGGAGTTCCTGCGCCTTGAGATAGCGCGCAAGAAGACCATCTATCCCAAGGGGAGCGAGTACTTCAACGCCTTCAACTCCACCTCCTTTGATAAAGTGAAGGTGGTGGTGCTCGGGCAAGATCCCTACCACGGGCCGGGCCAAGCCCACGGGCTTAGCTTCTCCGTTCCGCGCGGGGTAGATATTCCGCCTTCGCTGGTGAACATCTTCAAGGAGATCCAGACGGATCTCGGGCTTACGCAGGAGGACTTCAGGCACGGCTACCTGAAGTCCTGGGCGGACCAGGGCGTTCTTCTCTTGAACAGCGTGCTGACGGTCGAGGCTGGACGCGCCGCTTCCCATCAGGCGAAGGGGTGGGAAATCTTCACCGACCGCGCCGTCTCAATGCTCAACGAGAAGAAGGATCACCTCGTTTTCATGCTTTGGGGAGCCTACGCCCAGAGAAAAGGGGGCGTAATCGACGAGAAGAGGCACCTGGTACTGAGGGCGCCGCATCCGTCGCCCCTGTCCGCTCACCGCGGTTTCCTCGGTTGCCGGCACTTCTCCCAGGCCAACGCCTACCTGGCACGGCACGGAAGGGATCCTATAGATTGGCGTCTCCCCGACTAGTAGCGGCTGCGCGCCGTCTCCCCCCGCCAGGAAGGGGAGGGCGGCTTAATACCTGAATCTGCAGATCTGCAGCCTCAGACTCTCCGAGAGCCGGTTCAACTCGTCCGCAGTCGACATGGATGCACGGTTTTCCCTGGCTGCGCCCTGAATGATCCCGGTAATCTGGTGCACGTTATTGCTGATCTCGCGGCTCGTCGCGCTCTGCTCTTCGGCAGCCGTTGCTATCTGCCCTATCTGCAGCGTCACCTCGTTTACCTGTTTCAGAATTTCCCCCAGGCTCTCCCCTGACTTGACAGAGTCTTCGGCCCCCTTTGCAGCTTCCCGTGCGCTTTCGTGCATTACTTGCACTGCCCGGGCGGTCTCTTCTTGAATCGACCTTATGTTGACCTCGATCTCCTTGGTGGCGCTGGTGGTCCTTTCGGCTAAGCGGCGCACCTCGTCTGCCACGACCGCAAAGCCGCGCCCCTGCTCACCGGCGCGAGCCGCCTCTATCGCCGCGTTCAAGGCCAGCAGATTGGTCTGGTCCGCGATGTCCTGGATGGTGCCGATGATGTCGCCGATTTGTTCCGACTTTACCCCCAGATTGCCGACGCTCTCAGAGGTGGCTCGCACCTTCTCGTTGATGAGCTTCATCCCTTCGATGGTGCGCTCGACGTCGGCGGAGCCATAGCGCGCCATCTCGCAGGCTCGCTGGGCGCTGTCGACCGCGCTCAGGCAGTTCTTGGAGATGTCCGCGGAAGTGGCAGCCATCTCCTCGCCGGCGGTCGATACGGTTTCTGTCTGCACGGCTACTGCCTCGGTGGTGTCGGCAAGCCTCTCTGTGCTGGAGTGCAACTCGGAACTCGCGCTCGCCACGGAGTTAGCGTTGTCGGCCACCGTCTGCACAATGGTGTGGACCCGGTCGATGAACCGGTTGAAATAGCGGCTGGCGGCACCTATCTCATCGTCGGATTCGTTAAGGCGATGGGTGAGGTCACCGTCCCCTTCCGCTACATTCTGCAGAGTCCGGATCAGCTCTCGCAGCGGCATCAGCGCCTTGTGCAGAGCCAGGTAGCCCGCCAGCGCCAGGGTTCCGCCGAGCAGTGCGGACAGCGCGAGGATCAGGTATTTCAGTTTCTCGAATACCGCCAGGTACTCGGACTTTTTCTCGCCGACGAAAAGAGCGCCAATCACCTTGCCGTTGCCGTCTTTAAGGGGGAGATAGGAGGCAAAATGCGGAACCCCCAGAATGCTTGCCTCCCCCTGGTAGGGAACCGCCCGATCGACGACCGCCTCGCGCGCGGGTCCCTGAAGCTTGGTGCCGACCGCTCGCGAGCCGTCCTCCTTCTTGATCGTTGTCGCGACTCGGACGTCGTCCCTGAAGATGGTCGCCTCCCCCCCGAAGATCTCTTTCATCCTGTCGGTCAGGGCGTTGTCGCCGTCCAACGTCACACCGTTGGCCTGTAGCTTGCCGTCCACCAACACTATGCTGCCATCGCTTTTGCCGATAAGTTCGCGGAAAGCCTTGATCCGCGAGCCGAGTGAAACGTTGACCTGGCGCGTGATCTCCTTCTTGGTGACGTAGAGCGAAATAGCCGAAGTGGTAATGGTCGCGATGAGCACCATGCCCACGTTGCTGATCAGAATCTTCTTGCTTATGTTCATGCTGGTCCCTTTGTTGCGCGTGTTTGGGGTGGTGACAACGGAAGCTTCGAAAAGACCTATCGGGGTTAGCGGAGCAATCTTTAGAAAAAGTATACGGGTCGATGTATACACAATCACTGCATTCTTCAGCGGAGAGGTGAAGTGGTAAGACCGCGCCCAAGGTCGGACTTCCTCTCTCTGAAGCAGTAAGAAGGATTACTGTCATAGCCGATAAAGAAAATCACTTGCAGTTGTCTCAAGCGATTAGCTATACTCTTAGAAAAAGGAGCCGCACTTACAAGAGGAGGTTGGCCATGAAAGCTTTAGCTACTAAATTGGCCGTGTTTACGGCCGTTACTCTCATATCGGCACTCCCGGTACTTGCCGGTGAAAATGGTATGGGGATGAGTTCAGGAGACAACTATCAGAAGGATGAATGCCTGCTGGTGGCCCAGACATGCCGTGACAGCGTTGACACAATTCAACAGAGGATAGACAGGCTCAGCAAAGAGATCGGCAAGGGGACCAGTGTCTACAACGGGGACGAGCTGAAGCGTCTAAATTCCCAGCTGCAAGACGCAACGCGTACGCTGGAGATGCTGATCAGTAACGGCGCCTGAAAGAGAGTGCCGGAAGTTGCATGACAAGAGATGGGGGCCGCCGGCCTCCATCTCTTTTTTTATGAAGTAGGGGGGATTACGGCGCTGTCTGCGCTTTCGGACTTGAAGGCGGAAAAGGCCTGCTGCAACTGAAGGAAAAGGGCTTCGAGAGGCTCAGCATCCTCTGTCTTGGCTGCGGACTCCATCCTTGCGGCGAGTTCACGCATCAGGGGCGCCCCCATATTGGCGGATGTTCCGGCTATGGTGTGGGCACGGTAATAGACTGCCGCAAGATCCCGGTCCGAGACAGCCTCCTTCAGTTGATCCAGGTGCTCGGTTACCGCCGTGATGAATTTCACCACGAACATCCCCACCACTTTCTCTTCCCCCCCCAGGCGCTCCAGGAGGTCGGCCCGATCAAAGGCCGGGAGAGGTGCTGCTTCTGGCACCGGGGAGGGAGTGGCGGCGGACCCGGTGGGGTGGAGAGCGTCGGAGGTGGCCACCTTCCGGATCATGGAGGCGATTTCCCGCTCCCGCACCGGCTTCGACAGATAGCTGTCCATGCCGGCATCGTTACAGATGGTGATGTCCTCCTTCATCGCATTGGCGGTCATAGCGCAGATGTGGACCCGCCACCCGGTCCCTTGCTCTCGGCTCCTGATGATCCGGGTCGCTTCCAGCCCGTCCATGACCGGCATCTGCACATCCATAAAGATGAGGTCGAACTTCTCCCGTTCCCACTTTTCCACGGCCTCTTGTCCGTTTTGCGCGGTGGAGATCCGGTGGTTTCCTGTTTTGGCGATGAGCTTTGCGGAGATCAGTTGGTTGATCGGCACGTCGTCCACCACGAGGATCTTCAACTCACGTTCGACCCTAGCGCCCGGCGCTTCGCCCTCTTCCTCGGCGGGACGCTCGCCGGCTTTCGGCTGGCTCAACTCGATACAGAAGCTGAAAACGCTCCCTTTTCCCAGCGCGCTTTGCACGCTGAGTTCCCCCCCCATCAGTTCGACCAGGCTTTTGCTGATGGAAAGCCCCAACCCGGTCCCGCCGTAGAGGCGGGTGGTGGAGCTGTCGGCCTGGGAGAATTTCTCGAAGATGACTTCTATCGCTTCCGGGGCTATGCCGATACCTGTGTCGGCGACGGAGAACTTCAATCCGACGCCGTTCTCTCCGCTCCCCGTCAAGGCGGCAGTCAGGGTGATGCTCCCCTTCTGGGTGAATTTGAGCGCATTTCCCAGGAGGTTCCCAAGTATCTGCCGGAGTCGAACCGGATCCCCCAGCACCAGTTCAGGAAGCCCCGGGTACGCCTCCAACCGGACCCGGACTCCTTTTTCCTGGCCGCGGAGCACGAACGGCTGCAGCGAGCGGTCCAGGAAACGCCTCAGGTCGAAGACGATAGCCTCCAGCGTTATCATGCCGGCTTCAACCTTGGAGACGTCGAGGATCTCGTTGATGATGGTGAGGAGGTTTTCGGCGCAATCGGAAAGCGACTCCATGTAGCCTTGCTGCACCTTGTCAAGCGGTGTCTCCATCAGCAGCTTGGCAAGGCCGATCACCCCGTTCATCGGCGTCCTGATCTCGTGGCTCATGTTGGCCAAAAAGACGCTCTTTGCCGCGGTGGCGGCCTCGGCCTTGACCAGCGCTTCTTCAAGTTCGGTAGTGCGCTGGGCGACCTTCATTTCCAGATTCTGCATGTGTTCCTGCAGCATGTCGTAGAGCTCGGAGTTCTCCACCGCATATGCCGTGTTGATCAGTATGCTGCTCAGGGCGTTGAGGGTGGAGACCTCGGCGCTTAGGTGGCTGCCGGGAAGGATCCCCACGAACATCCCCCTGATGCGGCTGTTGGTGGCGAGAACGTGCAGCACGAGCGTGTCGGTGCCGGTGAGCGTCGGCACCACTACAGGGTGGTTCTGGTTGACGGCCCAGGCGAAGGTGCCGTCCTGCACCCGCGCGTCGACCTCGTTCATGACCTCGCCACAAGAGAATTCGGGGTCGCAGACGGTGAGGCTGAAGGAAGCGTCCGCTTCGATGCCGAGCATGCCGAGAGCGGTGAAAGGTATCAGCCGCTTCAACTGGCCGAAGACCGCCTTGATCACGAAGGAGGGTTCCTTCTGCCGGTAGATGTCCGACTGAAAGTCGCTGCATGCGGTGAGCACGTCGAGCGTCTTCAGGTAGTTCAGGTTGGTTTCCTCGAGGAAGTTCACCCTCTCCTGAAGCTTACGGACCTGCGTCTGTGCGCTCTCATTGCGATCCATCTTCACTCCCGAACAGTACCGATACGGTCTGTTCATAGGTGCTGTCCACCTGTTTCACCAGTGTGGGAAGGAAGTAGCAGGAGATCTGCAGCCGGTCCCACACCCCCTTGTCCAGTTCGGGCACGAAGATCTCGCCGCTGTTGCCGAGCTGCAGCGCGTGGGCGATGATGTCGGCTATGTGGAGTATGGAGCT
Proteins encoded in this region:
- the ung gene encoding uracil-DNA glycosylase, whose product is MTTERQIQLEAGWKSHLLEEFQKLYMSELKEFLRLEIARKKTIYPKGSEYFNAFNSTSFDKVKVVVLGQDPYHGPGQAHGLSFSVPRGVDIPPSLVNIFKEIQTDLGLTQEDFRHGYLKSWADQGVLLLNSVLTVEAGRAASHQAKGWEIFTDRAVSMLNEKKDHLVFMLWGAYAQRKGGVIDEKRHLVLRAPHPSPLSAHRGFLGCRHFSQANAYLARHGRDPIDWRLPD
- a CDS encoding methyl-accepting chemotaxis protein, whose amino-acid sequence is MNISKKILISNVGMVLIATITTSAISLYVTKKEITRQVNVSLGSRIKAFRELIGKSDGSIVLVDGKLQANGVTLDGDNALTDRMKEIFGGEATIFRDDVRVATTIKKEDGSRAVGTKLQGPAREAVVDRAVPYQGEASILGVPHFASYLPLKDGNGKVIGALFVGEKKSEYLAVFEKLKYLILALSALLGGTLALAGYLALHKALMPLRELIRTLQNVAEGDGDLTHRLNESDDEIGAASRYFNRFIDRVHTIVQTVADNANSVASASSELHSSTERLADTTEAVAVQTETVSTAGEEMAATSADISKNCLSAVDSAQRACEMARYGSADVERTIEGMKLINEKVRATSESVGNLGVKSEQIGDIIGTIQDIADQTNLLALNAAIEAARAGEQGRGFAVVADEVRRLAERTTSATKEIEVNIRSIQEETARAVQVMHESAREAAKGAEDSVKSGESLGEILKQVNEVTLQIGQIATAAEEQSATSREISNNVHQITGIIQGAARENRASMSTADELNRLSESLRLQICRFRY
- a CDS encoding ATP-binding protein; protein product: MDRNESAQTQVRKLQERVNFLEETNLNYLKTLDVLTACSDFQSDIYRQKEPSFVIKAVFGQLKRLIPFTALGMLGIEADASFSLTVCDPEFSCGEVMNEVDARVQDGTFAWAVNQNHPVVVPTLTGTDTLVLHVLATNSRIRGMFVGILPGSHLSAEVSTLNALSSILINTAYAVENSELYDMLQEHMQNLEMKVAQRTTELEEALVKAEAATAAKSVFLANMSHEIRTPMNGVIGLAKLLMETPLDKVQQGYMESLSDCAENLLTIINEILDVSKVEAGMITLEAIVFDLRRFLDRSLQPFVLRGQEKGVRVRLEAYPGLPELVLGDPVRLRQILGNLLGNALKFTQKGSITLTAALTGSGENGVGLKFSVADTGIGIAPEAIEVIFEKFSQADSSTTRLYGGTGLGLSISKSLVELMGGELSVQSALGKGSVFSFCIELSQPKAGERPAEEEGEAPGARVERELKILVVDDVPINQLISAKLIAKTGNHRISTAQNGQEAVEKWEREKFDLIFMDVQMPVMDGLEATRIIRSREQGTGWRVHICAMTANAMKEDITICNDAGMDSYLSKPVREREIASMIRKVATSDALHPTGSAATPSPVPEAAPLPAFDRADLLERLGGEEKVVGMFVVKFITAVTEHLDQLKEAVSDRDLAAVYYRAHTIAGTSANMGAPLMRELAARMESAAKTEDAEPLEALFLQLQQAFSAFKSESADSAVIPPTS